A window of the Microbulbifer aggregans genome harbors these coding sequences:
- the lipA gene encoding lipoyl synthase, producing the protein MAENSTPDRPDLVPVKRTRRLQQGEKLRDGDKVERIPVKVIASDQVLRKPDWIRVKVPASKEVDRIKSILRSQKLATVCEEASCPNLGECFSGGTATFMIMGEICTRRCPFCDVGHGKPNPLDPQEPQHLAEAIAAMGLRYVVITSVDRDDLRDGGAQHFADCIRIAREHSPNLQVEILTPDFRGRMDVALDILEAEAPDVFNHNLETVPRLYRESRPGANYKWSLKLLQEYKKRRPDVLTKSGLMVGLGEEKEEIFAVLDDMREHDIDMLTIGQYLQPSKEHLPVQRYVHPDEFEEYRLYAEQIGFKHAACGPLVRSSYHADKQAHGEKVS; encoded by the coding sequence ATGGCTGAGAATTCCACACCGGACCGTCCCGATCTGGTACCGGTAAAGCGCACCCGCCGCCTGCAGCAGGGCGAAAAGCTCCGCGACGGTGACAAGGTTGAGCGTATCCCGGTCAAGGTGATCGCCAGCGATCAGGTCCTGCGCAAGCCGGACTGGATCCGGGTCAAGGTGCCGGCCTCCAAAGAGGTGGACCGTATCAAGAGCATCCTCCGTTCGCAGAAGCTCGCCACCGTGTGCGAAGAAGCCAGCTGCCCCAACCTGGGTGAATGTTTCAGCGGCGGAACTGCCACCTTCATGATCATGGGCGAGATCTGCACCCGTCGCTGCCCCTTCTGCGATGTGGGCCACGGCAAGCCGAACCCGCTGGATCCGCAGGAACCGCAGCACCTGGCCGAAGCCATCGCCGCCATGGGCCTGCGCTATGTAGTGATCACCTCTGTGGACCGTGACGACCTGCGCGACGGCGGTGCCCAGCATTTTGCCGACTGTATCCGTATCGCCCGCGAGCACTCACCCAACCTGCAGGTAGAGATTCTGACTCCGGATTTCCGCGGGCGTATGGACGTAGCGCTGGATATCCTCGAAGCCGAGGCTCCGGACGTGTTCAACCACAACCTGGAAACGGTGCCGCGCCTGTACCGGGAGTCCCGCCCGGGTGCCAACTACAAGTGGTCCCTGAAACTTCTGCAGGAATACAAGAAACGCCGCCCGGACGTGCTGACCAAGTCCGGCCTGATGGTCGGACTTGGTGAAGAGAAAGAAGAGATCTTCGCCGTGCTGGATGACATGCGAGAGCACGACATCGACATGCTCACCATTGGCCAGTACCTGCAGCCGAGTAAAGAGCACCTGCCGGTACAGCGCTACGTGCACCCGGATGAGTTCGAGGAGTATCGCCTCTACGCCGAGCAGATCGGCTTCAAGCACGCTGCCTGTGGCCCGCTGGTGCGCTCCTCCTACCACGCCGACAAGCAGGCGCATGGGGAGAAAGTCAGCTAA
- a CDS encoding TonB-dependent receptor → MKNRTFRKDRLAVTISLAMGAAMLPAAGLQAQEDSAALEEITVTGIRGSLTKSMDVKRDADGIVDAISAEDIGKFPDTNLAESMQRITGVSIDRVNGEGSRVTVRGINPDYNLVTLNGRQIARTTGGRSFDFQNIASEMVQGVEVAKSSSALVPSGGIGSTINLLSARPLEIGERRLQFATKGVMDESSEEANITPEFSGFYSDTFADGTFGVVIAASTQERESGSQQGLVGTGWRSFAGTVDQDWGAGTAEWGGVPQENQVNRPGEGDIYSVPQTTVYKFEEQQRKRTNGQLVLQWAPTDDITATMDYMYYANDIAKQFNDISAWYNFGPSENVWTDGPIATPIIYSETYGAPADLSMAAGESAEAYRGQALGVNLEWDVNERLSLAFDAHTSDAERRPDSPWGSDALLSTAAFVRTSATTDFSEDLPALSVGGGNDVQPSDMLVTGSVFTNSRDRSDIDAFRFSGNFELNESSDIDFGMSMQAVSNRSQMAVVQRDAWGGAGPASDLDDSLFPADSIQDKFDVATGDFSEIGGADVQNVYFDWDFETVRAIAEELYGDAIWPGLIGDCGTQFCPSTAYDQATDRTTEETTTAAFAQYNFESAIQTASGEMPYELSFGLRYETTEVDSEAASPTYDSAIWGSANEVVLVNSGTGFLSQTADYDYWLPSFSFKMDVTEDVIVRAAASETIGRPSYDAIKGGTQIGSLARVDGGSGSAGNPALLPLESTNFDLSVEWYYGESSYASAGYFTKRIANFISNGTVESNVFGIANPAEGALVQAARDAGLTDVNEIRQYIADNFADDPFVEVGADGNVVITGNPATDPEMTFLLSIPENGDRKETIDGWEFAVQHMFGETGFGVIANYTIVEAGVEYNPYLLQDQEAMIGLSDSANLVGFYEKNGFQARVAYNWRDDFLNSRGQGTGANPAYTEAYEQIDLNIGYEVPQVEGLEVFLEGLNITDEYSRVYGRSSLQTLGLYQGGARWQMGARYAF, encoded by the coding sequence ATGAAGAACAGAACATTCCGCAAGGACCGGTTGGCGGTCACGATCTCCCTGGCGATGGGTGCTGCCATGCTGCCCGCAGCCGGCCTGCAGGCGCAGGAAGACAGCGCTGCGCTGGAAGAGATCACCGTTACTGGTATTCGTGGCAGTTTGACCAAGTCCATGGACGTCAAGCGCGACGCAGATGGTATTGTTGATGCCATTTCTGCAGAAGATATCGGTAAGTTTCCGGATACCAACCTTGCCGAGTCGATGCAGCGTATTACCGGTGTGTCCATCGACCGTGTGAACGGTGAGGGCAGCCGCGTGACCGTTCGCGGTATCAACCCGGACTACAACCTGGTGACTCTGAATGGCCGTCAGATTGCGCGTACTACAGGTGGTCGTTCCTTCGACTTCCAAAACATCGCGTCGGAGATGGTTCAGGGTGTTGAAGTTGCCAAGAGCAGTAGTGCGCTGGTGCCAAGTGGTGGTATCGGTTCCACTATCAACCTGCTCTCTGCCCGTCCTCTGGAGATTGGCGAGCGCCGCCTGCAGTTTGCCACCAAAGGCGTGATGGACGAGTCCTCTGAAGAGGCAAATATCACGCCGGAGTTCTCCGGTTTCTATTCAGATACTTTCGCCGATGGGACCTTTGGTGTAGTTATCGCCGCCAGTACTCAGGAGCGTGAGAGTGGCAGTCAGCAGGGCCTGGTGGGCACCGGTTGGCGCAGCTTCGCCGGTACCGTTGATCAGGACTGGGGTGCCGGAACTGCCGAGTGGGGCGGTGTGCCGCAGGAGAACCAGGTAAACCGCCCGGGCGAGGGTGATATCTATTCTGTGCCGCAAACCACTGTTTACAAGTTCGAAGAGCAGCAGCGTAAGCGTACCAATGGTCAGCTGGTTCTGCAGTGGGCGCCTACTGACGATATCACTGCGACCATGGACTACATGTACTACGCAAACGATATCGCCAAGCAGTTTAATGACATTTCTGCCTGGTATAACTTCGGTCCTTCTGAGAACGTTTGGACCGATGGTCCCATCGCGACACCGATTATCTATTCCGAGACCTACGGTGCCCCGGCTGACCTGTCCATGGCTGCAGGCGAGAGTGCCGAAGCTTATCGTGGTCAGGCTCTGGGTGTGAATCTGGAGTGGGACGTAAATGAAAGACTTTCTCTCGCTTTTGATGCGCATACCTCTGATGCAGAGCGTCGTCCGGACAGCCCTTGGGGCTCCGACGCCCTGTTGTCTACCGCAGCTTTCGTTCGCACCAGTGCAACCACGGACTTCAGTGAGGACCTTCCCGCGCTGTCTGTGGGTGGTGGCAACGACGTGCAGCCTTCCGACATGCTGGTTACCGGTAGCGTGTTCACAAACTCCCGTGACCGTTCCGATATCGATGCCTTCCGCTTCAGCGGTAACTTTGAGCTGAATGAATCCAGCGATATCGACTTCGGTATGAGCATGCAGGCAGTGAGCAACCGCTCGCAGATGGCCGTCGTGCAACGTGATGCTTGGGGTGGTGCAGGTCCCGCCAGCGATCTGGATGATTCCCTCTTCCCGGCTGACTCTATTCAAGACAAGTTCGATGTCGCCACCGGTGACTTCTCTGAGATCGGTGGTGCCGATGTGCAGAATGTCTACTTCGACTGGGACTTCGAGACTGTGCGTGCAATCGCAGAAGAGCTTTACGGTGATGCTATCTGGCCGGGGCTGATTGGTGATTGTGGAACTCAGTTCTGTCCTTCTACCGCCTACGATCAGGCAACTGACCGGACTACCGAAGAAACCACAACAGCTGCTTTTGCTCAGTACAACTTCGAGTCTGCTATCCAGACGGCCAGCGGCGAGATGCCCTACGAGCTGAGCTTCGGCCTGCGGTATGAGACCACTGAAGTGGATTCTGAAGCGGCCTCTCCGACCTATGACAGTGCCATTTGGGGCTCTGCCAACGAGGTGGTTCTGGTTAACTCTGGTACTGGGTTCCTGTCCCAGACCGCCGACTACGACTATTGGCTGCCGAGCTTCAGCTTCAAGATGGATGTGACAGAAGATGTTATCGTTCGTGCGGCTGCCAGCGAAACCATTGGTCGCCCGAGCTACGATGCGATCAAAGGTGGCACCCAGATTGGCTCCCTCGCTCGTGTCGACGGCGGTAGTGGTTCCGCGGGTAACCCGGCACTTCTGCCTCTCGAGTCCACTAACTTCGACCTCTCCGTCGAGTGGTACTATGGCGAATCCAGCTACGCGTCTGCCGGTTACTTCACCAAGCGAATCGCCAACTTCATCTCTAACGGAACAGTTGAGTCCAATGTGTTCGGCATCGCGAACCCTGCTGAGGGCGCGCTGGTGCAGGCTGCTCGTGACGCTGGTCTGACCGATGTGAACGAAATTCGTCAGTACATCGCCGACAACTTTGCTGACGATCCCTTCGTTGAGGTTGGTGCGGATGGCAATGTCGTCATCACCGGTAATCCAGCGACTGACCCGGAGATGACCTTCCTGCTGAGCATCCCGGAAAACGGTGATCGCAAGGAAACCATCGATGGTTGGGAGTTCGCGGTACAGCACATGTTTGGTGAGACCGGCTTCGGTGTGATTGCAAACTACACCATCGTTGAGGCCGGGGTTGAGTATAACCCCTACCTGTTGCAGGATCAGGAAGCGATGATCGGCCTGAGTGACTCTGCGAACCTGGTTGGCTTCTATGAGAAGAATGGTTTCCAGGCGCGTGTTGCTTACAACTGGCGGGATGACTTCCTGAACTCTCGTGGTCAGGGTACTGGTGCCAACCCGGCTTACACCGAGGCCTACGAGCAGATCGATCTGAACATCGGTTACGAGGTTCCGCAGGTTGAAGGTCTGGAAGTTTTCCTCGAAGGCTTGAACATCACTGATGAGTACAGCCGAGTATACGGTCGCTCCAGTCTCCAGACTCTTGGTCTGTACCAGGGTGGTGCTCGCTGGCAGATGGGTGCACGCTACGCTTTCTAA